From the genome of Treponema denticola:
GTCCGCCATGTTGAGGCGGCATCTTCTTTTCATTAGGGGAGTGAGCAATTTTAAAATAGGATGGTAAAAAAGAAAAAAACTTCCGCAGCGGTTTATTTCAAAGCCCAGCTCTTCTGAAACCTTTGTGTACATTCTATTCCCGCGGGTGTTAAGCCTTCCCTTTATTTTTTTAGGATTATCTGCAAAGCCCGGATGAATCATTCCGTCATTGTGTCCCGAAGCCTGCATCGCAACATCGCTTTCTTTTTCCAAAAGGGCTATTTTTAAATCGTAGCGGGATAGTTCGCGGGCAATAGAACAGCCTATTACTCCTCCGCCTATAATTACCGCATCAAAATCCCTGCCCTCTAAAAGAGAATCCTTGATTTTGGGCAAATGCATAGGTTCTTCACCCCGGCCGTTTATAGTTAAATCGTTTACAACCCCCTTAAAACCGCAGCGGGCAGCCGCATAACCTGCGTCCATTCTTTCTTCCATTGAAGAAACATCGCCTTCTAAAACAACGGATTTTATATCAAGGGAAATTTTAACCTTTTCGCTGAGATTAAGCCGTTTTAATTTTTTTTGTAAACTTAAGAGCTTTTTATTAAAATCTTCTTTTTGCTGCATAGATCCGTATCCCTATATGTCTCGGGCTGAGTTAATTTTATCATTATTTTTATGGAATCTTCTTCGTCCGCCTCGATGAGGGCATTAAAAAAAAGCTGTTTGTATTCAGGGATGCTGTCTGCATAGGATAGATTTTCACATAAAAATTGTTTAAATTGGTGTTTATAAATTTCTTCTGCTGTTTCAAAGCTTAGTAGAAAAATAGGATTGTCCGATAAATCTATTAAGGTACGGTAAAATTCAAAGTCTTCTATCGCTGAAATTTCAATATTCTCAGGTTGAGAAAAGTGTATTTTATTTTTTAAAGGTAGAAAAAAATGGAAGCGTTCTTTTACCGATAATTTTGAAATTCGGTTTGTAAGTTTTTTTATAATATGAGTTAAAATAAGCTGCCTAAATTCAACAAGGCCGGCTTCAATCTTTTCGGGTTCCGATATCTGCTTGTTTCGATAAAGCTCGGCTAAGAGCCTCACCGATATGGAAGAACCAAAGTCGTTTACAGTACATCCGTGACGCGGCCGCATCGTTATAAGCCCTTTTGACTGGAGACTGAGAAGAGCTTCATGTACTACAGGTCTTGATACTTCAAAGCGTTCTGCAAGGTCCCTTTCAGAAGGAAGATATTCTCCGGCTGAAAATAAACCGGTTAAAATTTTATCCTGAATAAGAGATGCGATTTTTTCTTTTTTTAAAGTCTGTTCCTCCGATTCCATAATAGCTCCCGATACTTGGTTTGTGGTCTTACCACCAACATGTTAACATAGAGGCTAAAATTTGTCAAGTTTTATTTGCGGAATCTTAGAAAAATAAAAAAAGCGGCAGAAGCCTTAAGACTTTTTTGCCGCTATTAGTTATAACTTAATAAGGTTCTTTAAAAGACTATGCCTTCAACGATTAGTTTTTCGGAGAATAATACCTTCTTGTATTTTACAAAAAGAGTATCGTTTGATGCATTGATTTTATTTTTTACATAAACATCTACATCCCCCGACTTTATCAATTTGAATTCTTCCTTATCTTTTTTGGGCTCTACCGGTGACACGACCGGCTGGGGTTCTCCCACGCCTCAGGAAGCACAGCCTATAAGGTCAATAGTTATGGCCTTAGAATTGATTTTTTTTAAATAATCCAAAACTTTGTCATCAATATTTATTGTCATAAATCACTCCTTATTCAACAATAATTTCTTTTCTGTTATAAATTGCCTCATCCAGCTCGCCTGTTCTTTTTGCTGCAATTACGCCTGAAAGAAGAGAATCGCTTACGTTTAAGGCTGTTCGTCCCATGTCGATGAGGGGTTCAATAGCAACAAGAAGACCGGCAAGAGTTATCGGAAGACCCATTGAAGATAGAACTATGATTGCGGCAAATGTTGCTCCGCCTCCTACACCAACGATTCCGAAACTGCCCAAGGCTGTAATTACGATAAGCTTTACAAGGAAGACGGGTGCCAATGGATTGATTCCTAAAGTGGGAGCAATCATAACTGCCAACATTGCGGGATAAATTCCTGCACATCCGTTTTGTCCGATACTTGTGCCTAAACTTCCTGCAAGGTTAGCGATACCTTCCGGAACTCCTAAGTTATTTACTTGGTTTGAAACGGTAAGAGGAAGAGCTCCTGCGGAAGACCTTGATGTAAATGCAAACATAAGGTTTGAAACACTTTTCTTAAAGAATGTTATGGGATTTAATCCTGCCGTAAGCAAGTATAATCCGTGTACAACAAACATTATGATAATTGCAATATAGCTTGCTCCTATAAATCCTATAAGCCTTAAAATTTCAGAGAAATTTGAGGTTGAGGTGATATTAATCATCAGAGCCAAAACTCCGTAAGGCGTAATGCGGAGAACCATTCGTACAAGCCTCATTACTACATCGGAGCAAGAATTAAGCCATTTAATAAATACGTCTGCACTGTCGGGATTGCTTCGTTTTAAGAATAAGGCTGCGAAGCCAAGCATTGCCGAGAAGAAAACCGTAGCCAAAGTTGCATTTGAGCCTTGACCTGAAAATGCGTAGAAGGGATTGGTCGGGATAATTTCAAGAATTTGCTGCTGAATCGGTTTTGCCTCAAAGTCATGAAGTCTGCCTTCCATTGCCTTTCCTCTTGCAATTTCACTTTCACCGGCTGTAAGATTTTCTGCCGATAGGCCGAATGCAGAAGTTGTAAGGGCTCCTACAAGAGCTGCTATTGCAACAGTGATCACAAGAACAGCTAAAATTCTTCCGGCTGCTTTTCCGATGTTTTGTTTTTGTGTAGCAATTGATTTTGTAATGCTTACAATGATTAGAGGGTAAACAATCATTCTAAGCAATCTTACATAACCGCTTCCTACTAAAGTAATCCAGCTCATAGCTTTTTTTATCAGAGCCGAATCTTTAACGGTAAGCTGTAGGATTGCACCAAAGATGATACCTACAACAAGAGCTGTAACTACGCGTACATTAAAGCTCATATTAAGTTTTTTCATGTATTTAATTCCATACATGAGTAACAACGCTGCGGCTACAATGCCGCATATCCAAATTATATCCATCTAAGACTCCTAAATAGTGGTATTTTATAATGCGCAGCGAGTTTATCATAATACAAGATTTTTTACTAGGTGGGTTTAAAATAATATCCGATTTGTTTTAACTTTTATTCGTGCGGAGGGTTGTTGATTATCGCTTTTTTAGTAAAAATTGTTTCCATGTGCAAAAACCTATCTTAGTTGAAAAAAAACCGGTTTTTTGCTATGATGATGCCTTAAATTGTATTTTTAGGAGACAAATATGCAGGAAAACCAAGAACAAAAAAAACGGCCGGGTTGTTTTATGGCGTTTTTTCGTGGAATAAATATTTTACGTTTGATAATAATAAACATCATTTTTTTCTTTTTCTTTTTTTCATTTTTGGGGGTTATGGGCAGCATACCCTCTAACACAAAAACAGTAGAGCGCGTACCGAATGAGGCCGTCCTAATGATAAATCCTTCAGGAATTCTTACAGAAAAGGAAGCCGATATTTTTTCGGCCGGCATTCCCGCAATCGGGAAAAAATCGGCAGTAGTCGTTTCGGACCTTGTAAAAGCTATAAAAAATGCGGCCTCCGATAGGCGTATAACAAGCCTTTATTTGGACTTTTCAGAGTTGCGAGGCCTCTCATCGGGGCATTTAAGCGAATTAGGAAATGCTTTAAGGCTCTTTAAAAATTCAGGTAAGAAAATATATGCCTATGCTGTAGGCTATTCCATTCCTTCTTATTTTTTAGCTTCTTATGCAGACCGAATAGGAATTGATCCGCTGGGAGAAGTCTCCTTTGCAGGCTTTGCCTCCCGTCCGGTCTTTTTTAAAGGTTTGGAAGAAAAATTCGGAATCAAGTGGAATGTGATACAGGCCGGAACCTACAAGGGCATGGCAGAAACTTATTCGCGGGACAGCCTTTCTCAAAATGTAAGAACCAATTTAAAATCCATGTTCGATGATTTATGGAACAAGTACACTTCGGATATTGCAGCAAATCGAAATATGCCGCCCGAAAAAATTAGGGCATTCGCAGAAAACAATAATGCCCTTATAAAAAAATATGAAGGAAACGGCGCGAAGGCCGCTTTAGAAGAAGGCTTTGTTACTGATATTGCTTCAGTCGATGAGTTCGCTGCAAACGTAGGCTTTGCCGATAGTAAAACATTTTCAGTAAATGTAAATACGATAGACTATACTTCGTATAATGCAAACTTTGCAGAAATGCCCTCTCAAAATTCTATAGGTGTCATTCATCTGAACGGAGCGATTTCTTCCAGCGGTACAGGACGTATAGATGACTCTGCCGTAAGTTACAAGATTGTAGAACTTTTTGATATTGCCCAAGATGACCCGACCGTAAAAGCTATCGTTGTAAGAATAAATTCAGGCGGAGGAGAGGTTTTTGCTTCGGAAGAAATAAGACGGGCTGTAGACAGAGCTAAAGCATCAGGTTTACCTGTTGTAGTTTCCATGGGGTCTGTTGCCGCTTCGGGAGCTTATTGGATTTCTTCTTCTGCAGATTATATTTTTGCAAGCCCCTACACAATTACAGGCTCAATCGGTGTATTGGCTACAGCTCCATCCTTTAAGGAAGCCGTAAAAAAATATCTGGGCATAACAAGCGATTTGGTTTATTCGGGACAAAAGCCCTCATATTCCGTTTTAGAAGAACCTTCTCCTGAAGAAAAAGAGGTAAGGCAGCTGGAAGTTATGCACATATATAAGACCTTTATCGAAACCGTTGCAAGGGGAAGAAATCTTCCTGAAAAAACCGTTGAAGAATTAGCCGGCGGCCGTGTCTATTCAGGTGAACAAGCCTTAAATTTAAAATTGGTTGATGCTTTAGGCTCTTTGGACGAGGCGGTAAAATATGCTGCAGAGCTTGCAAACATAAGCGGACAATATTCCGTAAAGGAAATAAAAAAGCCTCTGCCTTTTACGGAAGCCTTGATAAAAAGTATTTTAGAAGATATTGATGTTTCGACGCTTTCGCAGATGAACTTTGCAGACATCAAAGCCTTCACTGACTTTTTAAATTTAAAATCAAAAAAAGGCATCTATGTTTACAGCCCCGAATACCTTATTTGGGAAAACTAAACTTGCAGTAATGGAGGTATGATAAACAGTTCGGCACAAATACTGCCTCACTGTTTATCTTTGAGTTTGCTTTTCAAGCAAACATCATACTATTTGTATGCGGTTTATAAATAAACCGCTTGAAAAAACTCTTTTCGGAAATTGATATTTCCTGCAAAAAGTTTTTATGGAGGAAGAGATATGGCTATAAATTGCGGAATTGTGGGTTTACCCAATGTAGGAAAATCGACTATATTTTCGGCTCTTACAAGTGCACCGGCTGAGGCTGCTAATTATCCGTTTTGTACAATAAACCCCAATGTAGGAATTGTAAGTTTACCCGATGCCCGTTTAAAAAAATTGGCTGAACATTTTAATCCAAAAAAGGTAATTCCTGCAACCGTAGAATTTGTGGATATTGCTGGTCTTGTAAAGGGTGCCTCAAAGGGAGAGGGCTTAGGGAATCAGTTTTTGTCCCATATAAGAGAAGTAGGCGTTATTGCCCATGTTGTACGCTGTTTTGATAATGATGATATAGTCCATGTTTCGGGGAAAATAGATCCGGCTTCCGATATTGAAGCGATAAATATCGAGCTCGCTCTTGCCGATCTTGCAAGTTTGGATAAAAGAGCCGAGCGTGCCGAAAAGGCGAGCCGCATGGGTAAGGAAGCTCAAAAAGAAGCCGCTGTCGTAATGCGTGCTATCGAAAAAATTCGCCCTCTTTTGCAGGAAGGAAAGGGAGCCCGCCTTGCCGACTTGACCGATGATGAAAGAGATGCAATCTACGACACCCATCTAATTACAATGAAACCTCAAATGTATGTTTGCAATGTCGATGAAACAGGTGCTCAAGACAACAATCCCTATATAGCGGCGGTTAAAAAGATTGCAGAATCGGAGGGGGCAGATACCGTTGTAATTTGCGGAAAGTTTGAAGCCGAATTAGCCGACCTTGAAAGTGAAGAAGAACGCCTAAGCTTTTTAGCAGAGGTAGGCTTAGAAGAATCGGGTCTTTCACAGCTTGCAAGGGCTGCCTACCACTTAATCGGGCTTAGAACCTTTTTTACGGCCGGAGAAGATGAGTGCCGTGCATGGACGATTCATGCAGGGGATACGGCTCCAAAGGCTGCCGGAGTTATACATACCGACTTTGAAAAGGGATTTATAAAGGCTGAAGTATACAGCTTTGATGACTTTGTAAAATACGGAAGTGAACAAAAGATAAAGGAAGCAGGACGTTACCGTCAAGAAGGGAAAGCCTATGTAGTAAATGACGGTGATGTTATGTTCTTTAAATTTAATGTGTAAATTTTAGATATTTTTGAATAAAAATACTTGACATTTTTATCCGTTTTAAGTATACTCAAGCCACACACAAACGATACACACTGTTTTTCACTAGACTCGCTCATTATCCTCCTTTTGAGCGAGTCTTCCTTTTTTTACTCCATTTTATTTTTTGACATGAATTTACATAGTTTCTTCTTAACTATTCGGTTAGGTCAAAAACCGCATCCAAGTCAAGTCTATCGGTCTTTATTTGAGAAAATAAAATATTTTGGTCAAGCTTTGCATCAAAGGGTGAATTTTTAAAAAACTTAAAAAATAGAGAGCTGTGATTTTTGGTGTCTTGGTCTATTTCTACAAAGAGTTTGTAGGTTCCGGCTATGTTCCGTTTTGCAAAAATATACAACCGCTCTCCGTTTTTTTGGCCTGCTGCCGCAGCCTTTGATTCTGCTGCCATAAAAAAACTTTTATCGGCCGTTATTCCGGACACGGCAAAGGAGCCGAATTCTTCCAATATATTTTTTCCGTTAAAATTAAAATTCTTTATTAAAACGTTTTTTCTATTTTTGGATTCTGCGGTTTGAATGGGGAATCCTTGTAAATTATCCTTTGAAAGCTCTTCAATAATTTTGTTTAGAACATCAAAGCCCTGATCGTCATTTTCGATTAGGGTACTCATCAGCCGTTTTGCAAAAGCACCGCCTTGGCTTGAGTTTAAGCGTTCTATCATTTCGGCAGGGCTTATTTTTTTTCTTGTTACGGTTTTTTCAGTCTTAGGCTGATTGGTTGTTTTTAAAAATTCCGGGGCAGCCGGAACCTGAGGGATTACAGGGTTTATTGTATTCGGTTTAGGAATTTCCGGCATACCGGGGATAGGAGGAACGGACGGAATAGGAATCGGATTAGAGTTTTGTGCAATCGTAGGCAGGGACATAAAGATAGAAAAAATCACTGCGATTATAAAGGGGCTTATCGGCATATTGGCAAGCCGGCTTTCAACTGTTTCAAGTTTTGCCTGAAGACTTAAAATAGTTTTTTCCAAACGCCGTTTTTCCTTTTCTAAGGTTCGCCGCGGGTCTTCTTCTTTCTTTTTAGAAATCGTGCCCCGGACTGTTGCAGGGCTTGTCTTATTTAAAAACATTTCTTCTGCCTCAGCTCTTTTTTCCGCATTGCCTATATTGGCCACAAACTTCATCGCCTCGTAACCAATGGCTGGGTTTACATCGTAGGCACTGATTTTTTCGATAGTAGTTGCGGATGCCCTCGGAAGGCAGAGCACCCTATCGACATAATCCTCA
Proteins encoded in this window:
- a CDS encoding FadR/GntR family transcriptional regulator; protein product: MESEEQTLKKEKIASLIQDKILTGLFSAGEYLPSERDLAERFEVSRPVVHEALLSLQSKGLITMRPRHGCTVNDFGSSISVRLLAELYRNKQISEPEKIEAGLVEFRQLILTHIIKKLTNRISKLSVKERFHFFLPLKNKIHFSQPENIEISAIEDFEFYRTLIDLSDNPIFLLSFETAEEIYKHQFKQFLCENLSYADSIPEYKQLFFNALIEADEEDSIKIMIKLTQPETYRDTDLCSKKKILIKSS
- a CDS encoding CC/Se motif family (seleno)protein, giving the protein MTINIDDKVLDYLKKINSKAITIDLIGCASUGVGEPQPVVSPVEPKKDKEEFKLIKSGDVDVYVKNKINASNDTLFVKYKKVLFSEKLIVEGIVF
- a CDS encoding L-cystine transporter — translated: MDIIWICGIVAAALLLMYGIKYMKKLNMSFNVRVVTALVVGIIFGAILQLTVKDSALIKKAMSWITLVGSGYVRLLRMIVYPLIIVSITKSIATQKQNIGKAAGRILAVLVITVAIAALVGALTTSAFGLSAENLTAGESEIARGKAMEGRLHDFEAKPIQQQILEIIPTNPFYAFSGQGSNATLATVFFSAMLGFAALFLKRSNPDSADVFIKWLNSCSDVVMRLVRMVLRITPYGVLALMINITSTSNFSEILRLIGFIGASYIAIIIMFVVHGLYLLTAGLNPITFFKKSVSNLMFAFTSRSSAGALPLTVSNQVNNLGVPEGIANLAGSLGTSIGQNGCAGIYPAMLAVMIAPTLGINPLAPVFLVKLIVITALGSFGIVGVGGGATFAAIIVLSSMGLPITLAGLLVAIEPLIDMGRTALNVSDSLLSGVIAAKRTGELDEAIYNRKEIIVE
- the sppA gene encoding signal peptide peptidase SppA produces the protein MQENQEQKKRPGCFMAFFRGINILRLIIINIIFFFFFFSFLGVMGSIPSNTKTVERVPNEAVLMINPSGILTEKEADIFSAGIPAIGKKSAVVVSDLVKAIKNAASDRRITSLYLDFSELRGLSSGHLSELGNALRLFKNSGKKIYAYAVGYSIPSYFLASYADRIGIDPLGEVSFAGFASRPVFFKGLEEKFGIKWNVIQAGTYKGMAETYSRDSLSQNVRTNLKSMFDDLWNKYTSDIAANRNMPPEKIRAFAENNNALIKKYEGNGAKAALEEGFVTDIASVDEFAANVGFADSKTFSVNVNTIDYTSYNANFAEMPSQNSIGVIHLNGAISSSGTGRIDDSAVSYKIVELFDIAQDDPTVKAIVVRINSGGGEVFASEEIRRAVDRAKASGLPVVVSMGSVAASGAYWISSSADYIFASPYTITGSIGVLATAPSFKEAVKKYLGITSDLVYSGQKPSYSVLEEPSPEEKEVRQLEVMHIYKTFIETVARGRNLPEKTVEELAGGRVYSGEQALNLKLVDALGSLDEAVKYAAELANISGQYSVKEIKKPLPFTEALIKSILEDIDVSTLSQMNFADIKAFTDFLNLKSKKGIYVYSPEYLIWEN
- the ychF gene encoding redox-regulated ATPase YchF, producing MAINCGIVGLPNVGKSTIFSALTSAPAEAANYPFCTINPNVGIVSLPDARLKKLAEHFNPKKVIPATVEFVDIAGLVKGASKGEGLGNQFLSHIREVGVIAHVVRCFDNDDIVHVSGKIDPASDIEAINIELALADLASLDKRAERAEKASRMGKEAQKEAAVVMRAIEKIRPLLQEGKGARLADLTDDERDAIYDTHLITMKPQMYVCNVDETGAQDNNPYIAAVKKIAESEGADTVVICGKFEAELADLESEEERLSFLAEVGLEESGLSQLARAAYHLIGLRTFFTAGEDECRAWTIHAGDTAPKAAGVIHTDFEKGFIKAEVYSFDDFVKYGSEQKIKEAGRYRQEGKAYVVNDGDVMFFKFNV